The DNA segment AGCTGATCTCCAATCATCTGCACTACACGGGCTCGCCGCGCGCCAAGGAAATCCTCGACCATTGGGTCGAGTTCCGGCCGAAATTCCGCAAGGTCATGCCGGTCGAATACCGCCGTGCGCTGGAGGAGATGGAGCGCATGCGGATGGGCATCGCGGCGGAGTAATTGAGCGTGCGAGACAATTGTGATATGCCATTGGCATATTACAATTCTGGAGGCTAGGATGAATGAGCATTCGAATATTGAAAATGCCGGCATCAAGGTCAGCGTTTTCAAGAATGGCAGAAGCCGGGCGGTCCGCATTCCAAAGGAGTTCGAGTTGGCTGGCGAGAACGTCATCATGAATCTGCAGCCAGACGGTTCTATCCTTATCCGGACAGCGGAAACTTCCGGGTTGGTCGATTATCTCAAAACTGCGGAAGCTTGGACCGGTGACGCTTTTATCGGCGATGATGGTGATCTTGAGCCGCTGGATGAAATCGACCTGCCATGAGGTACATGCTTGATACGAACATGATCTCGGCGATTGTCTACGAACCGCGGGGAAAAGTGTTCCAAAAGCTGCAGGAAGTGGGCGAGGGCAATGTTTTCACAAGCATCATCGTTCACGGGGAAGTCTGGTACGGGGTTCAAAAACGAGGCTCGGACGAGCTAGCCCAAAAGGTGTCGAACGTCACAAAACGGCTTCATGTTGCGCCGTTCACCATGCCGGGCGATTTGAAATATGCCGA comes from the Pararhizobium qamdonense genome and includes:
- a CDS encoding antitoxin, giving the protein MNEHSNIENAGIKVSVFKNGRSRAVRIPKEFELAGENVIMNLQPDGSILIRTAETSGLVDYLKTAEAWTGDAFIGDDGDLEPLDEIDLP
- a CDS encoding type II toxin-antitoxin system VapC family toxin, with the protein product MLDTNMISAIVYEPRGKVFQKLQEVGEGNVFTSIIVHGEVWYGVQKRGSDELAQKVSNVTKRLHVAPFTMPGDLKYAEVRLALRKGLNIGPNDLWIAAHALALDAVLVTANESEFSRVPGLKIENWLR